The Glycine soja cultivar W05 chromosome 19, ASM419377v2, whole genome shotgun sequence genomic sequence GTTGAGTTTTGGGTCTCTTTTTCAGTATTatgtgtgttgtgttgtgttgtgccATGTGACTCTAACTTAACAATTTTCCACAGTTTGGACTAACAGTCAGACCAGATCCAAAGCATATGCCAGTACCATAAACTAAGAATACAATTGAAATTCATGTTTGATTTAGTTGACGCTTCCCGTGCCATGTTTAAAAAACATTGCATGGTGGATCAAAGGTTAAACTGTTGGGTCACTAATATATTTCCACAAGCTCGTTCTTAAAGTTCAAATCCATTGACATCCATCCATGaggttttcaaaaatcaaatcaaacaagttctaaaaaaaataacaaacacaTAATTTCCAATATGATCAAGACTTCACATTGCCTCAACTCTCAACTATGTCAAATTTCTTGAATCGGCAAAATAAGGGGACGGTAAGCAATCAATCTTGAATCTACCGCAACTATATCAAAGCTTaatggaaaattttaaaactgaaCCAATGAGATTACCAATTTCAGAatcacaaaaacacaaaaaacagaACAGAGGTCAAAACTCGATACCTGCTACGAAGACTTGGTAGCTGGTGGTTGCCGCGTGCGACTGCGACGGCCTACTGCTCTGGTGCAGTGGTGCGCCGACGCTGGTTGTCGGTGGCGAGGTGCGACGCCGGCAGACGGGGGTGGTTCGAAGGCTCGGTGGAGGGTGGTTAACTACAAAGTGCTGTGCGTTTAGGTTTTGTGTTTTCAGACTTGAGTTGAGAGTAGACCAGGACGAAGACTAAACTTGTTGCGCACGTGCGAGAGTTTCCGAGAATAAATGGGAGAATGATGTGATCTTATGTTTTTGAATATTTGTGTATACACAAATAgagtaatatatattattataccattttatatatatatatatatatataagtgaaaaaaaattatattaacacatcttaaatttttttatgcaatttATATACATGTAGAGatacttatataattatattagtcTCAACAAATAACAACTTgttattattacttttaatgTGTTCAACAAACCCCattgagtatatatatatataaattgaattttttatatttagtctAAATCAAATTCATTCGAATCATATTAggctagtttattttttatagaaaaatacttattacagacaaatatttatttatttaatgtctaATTCTTTTCATAATTATTGCTATATATCTCATTAATTTCTTTactcaaaatatgaaaaaaaattataaaataaacattatcaAATTAAGATACTTACTAATAACATCTAATGTCataagaagaataaaataaataaagcgaAAAAGGACAATAATTCAATAGCAAATTTGGGGTTAATGGTATTTTTTGGAAACGAAATTAAAGCACATGTGGGGGTAAGAATAGAAAATTTGGGGTTGCTTGGTTTAGTTATGCCCCTTGGGTATCTTAATGgtattttttagaaaacaaaatttaaagcaCATATGGGGTAAGAATAGAAAATTTGGGGTTAAGAATAGCAATTCCCCattcaaaatcaaaactttCAAAAGGCTTAaaatgtatttagtaaataagttataaatataattttatcataattttaatataattattatgcaaaaataaatatttattgaatatatgtaatattattttttatgatattgtgtattatttatatattactatatttatttctaaatataagactcttttaattaatttatcatttaagaaaattgattaatttagttaacaacattaaatttgttagcaatttatatattttttaaaaattaaccttaaaaatattgagactcatcatctttttctttttatttaattattttttacctaaTTAACTAATGTGTTTATCTAATCCTTATAAGagatgatatatttatttttctaaatcataacatttattagtaaaaaataattaagcataTTTTAGTCAATTAGTCAATGCAAAAGATAACTTGaaaagaattttataaataaagtacaaagaattttaaaatatagtccTATATTTAGACACGaaagtaatatattatattaatcccataatggtagaaaaacataaaataaaaaacaaattagcaaaaataaaaattaaataaaaaaacaaagaaggaaacacataaaataaaaaaacagaaaaataaatagaaaacataaaaaaagaaagaaagaaaaaaaaaagaaaaaaaaagcattaaaaaAAGAAGGTAGAACATGATGAGACTATGAGAGAGGAAAAAacatagaagaaaaaataaaagatgaaagagaaacaaactcAAAGAGAAAGCTCTATCTAAATGGTTGACACCTAGCCCCTTGAGGAGTTACTTTTCTTATATAGAAATAGATAGATGGCTAAGATAGGTAAGGATTATTATGGGATACATgcattagattttttattttttatttttaaaaaaaaacacactttcTCCTCCCCAACCTAATTACAACTCTCCTTTTCCTCGCCGATTGCTTGACCTTCATCACCACGGACAACCATGTCGCCTTCGAGGATATCCTAACAACATCAGAGATGACCCCAACAATGTCACGACACGATCCTAAAGTCGTCATTATTCAAACAACTGCGATGAATTGAATCTCGATGCCTCCAATTTGGATTTGAAGTATCTAGAGATTTGGATCTTGAGGGTCTATATTTGGATCTCAACACCTTCAATCTCATTGTGTGTCACTGTGTTTGTTTAGGTTGCGATACAATACAACACCACTTTTCATATGGAAGAAGGTGGTTTACGGGGGGAGAATGAGAAGGGAAGAAATAGGGAGGGAGCCGATAGAGAAGGATGAACATTGGGATTGGAGAGGGAGAGGAGGAAGAGGTTGCGATGGTGATCAAAAGGAGTGGCGGCCTAGTGGGGGagggaagagaaagaaaagaaaaattaatttgatctgGTGTGTGCACTTCCACAATACTCCTGTCATACCCCAATTTTGTCCGAAACTctcccaaatttatagttttgcttatcctcaagcaaagaaataatagtttacttgtcctcaagtgacagaATTTACAGTGGTTACTTAAAAGAAATGTGTTTGTTCTAAAGCCTTCAATCACATGACATAAGTGGCAAGCAATACTTTAACCAACAACTCCTCATAAAGATATGCAGAATTTCAAAGATATGAACATGATCATTAAGCAGCACAAGTGAAATAAGCTAGCAAGCAAGACAGGTATCAAGGAAGGTTCATTAAGCCTAATCCTCACGGTCATTGTTTCTCTcataagcacaagtgtttaaggtaattcttcaaatcaacaaccaacacaagtctcaacttttgcatttcatctcatgccatacaatcacaaacacacaaattGAATTTGAAGGACTTccttggcttgtaatgaggctgggctacaaacaattcatggtttttctaggatgcaaaaacttaggttctaggagagcattcatccttagatcaacttttttccttttattcccAACTTCTATTGAAATGCCACAATCATAAGGCACTTAGCTTAAGCAACAACACATACAAACTTGCTTATTcttaaaacttctttttttttatattattttagcaGTTTTTTACTTACTGCTTATTGACACAATTTTCCTATGTGGCTATTACTTGTCTTACCACAATTATCATCACCCAATAtcttcccccaaatttgggacaaatttgctttgaaccatgatgctctcctacaacctaaagaAAGGTAGATAGAGATTATAGTTCAACTGGCTTAGGGTTCAACTCAATCAATCATATTTAAGCTCAACATGGGTGCAAAGGATTCATCATTCGTGAACAGGGTAAGTTGTTTGGCTAAGTGGTTAATTCAATCCATCACGaccttcatcatttccaaaatcatgcattcattcagtatttatatattcatgcaaaaatcggtactcaatgctagtcgttctctcacaattaaggtTCACACACTCACCGGGTTATGGCTAATGATTACCTTCACAATTTACCTGtcaaacaaactaacattttcacTCACGCCTCTAATTCATGTTCTTTCCCTTCTAATTACCGCATACTTATTCAAAGCACGTGATCTAACATCTCAATTCACTCTAGTCATGCAATCAACCAATTCCAACATCAATCACAAACACCagaattttaaaaccaaaacaaagCACTGCATAAGATTTAAAAACTGCAAACTGTTCAAAAAGCTGTAAATTTTGCTaaataaactaaactaaaactgaaatttaaaaactgtatctaaaaagcataaaataaataaagtcctGTCTTTAGTCCTCCTGTGCTGGTGTTGCCTCATCATGCATCCTGGGCTGGCAAAGATGTATCCTATGTTGGAGTGGGACAGGGATCCCAGGAGCTCTGTGCCACCGCCATATCAGCTGCATAATTTGTGTCCTCGACGGGTGTGGCAGCAGGAGTAACCTCTAGAGTCTCCTCAATCTCTGGCTCTAGTTGCGGCTCCCGGGCTATAGGAGCCTCACCTCTCCCAAAAGAAGAAGGCTAGACTCCTAGCTAGGCCACCTGAGCCATGAAATCCTCCATGCTAATGATGGGCCGATGCTGACCCAGGTCGTGTATACTCTGCATCGCCAGGCATAAGCCATGGTGAAGGCTTTACAACATCAGCATGATCGCATCTGAGCTCTGATCGGAGGTATCAGAAGGTGCAGGGGGTGCTGGAATAGGAGCTGGTGCAAGAGCTGAAGCAAGGGGAGCAGAAGCGTTAGGTCCCCTAGCTTTGGTCTTGCGGGTCCCCGGAAAGGTGATCGTGGGATCATCCGGGTTCCAGCAGTTCTTTCTAATataagccaaattaatggcagggCTAAGTGACTCAAAGGTCAACGAGTCCGGAATAACTCCCCTGGCGATGCATAAAGTAGTGATAAGAGCTGGGAAGCCAAGCCGGGAGGAGTTGGACTGGGCCATCTGAGAGATCTGGCCTGAGATGAACGAGCCCACGTCCATATCCATCCTCATGACGAATCCGTACACTAACCTCGCCCTGTCCATGTTCAGACTGGATGTGTGAGAGGTGGCGGCGAGGTTGGAGTAGGAGAGGACACTCCAGGTCTGCACCAGAGTGGTGAGGTCCTTTCTCAGGAGCTTCCAGGGCGCTCCTTCAGCGTTTAGAACAAAACTGTGCCCTGAAAGGCAGAGCTTGGAAGTAAGCTCCTAAGGGTCTGAATGAGTGTGGCAGAACCTGGAGTAGGTGGTGTATCGCTCCCTTGGCTCCAAAACCACGGGGGTCTCTAAGAAGGCATTCAACGTCTCCCCATCAAATTTAATCAACCTTCCTCTCACCCTAACCTGCCAGGGTGATTTTTCCTCTGGGTCATAtaaattggcataaaattccttgACCCAGGCCATGTCGATGCGACCATCAGGCTGCCTGGTCAAGGCTTTATGCCACCGCCTCCTCTCAAGTTCCCGACGGAACTCATCATACTCAGTGATATATAAGTTAACGTTCttctccggaagaaggttccgGGAGTGAACGTGTTGCTCATATCTTTCCCAAGCGCCCTCAGAAATGAATCTGGTCGTATCATAGGGCTCCTGAGGTTTGGAAACGGTTGCTTTCCTTTTTCTAGaggccatctgcatcaaaagaaTCACAGGAAATGAAGTTAGAcaagttttattcaaaactGAAAGCAGAAAAATGGACTGGGCGTTTAGTGAGATAGACCTGCTTAGCGCGCCCTCAGAAAATAACATGATACGCTTAACGCgcaaggcgcgcttagcgcgactacTGAAAAATAAACACTCTAGCTAAGCGAGACACCATCGCTTAGCTGACACAACATAATGGCTAAGCGagcatggctcgctaagccttattctCCAACAGAGAGctaattgcgcttagcgagacaagctcgcttagcgcgacacaCTACGCAAGCTTAGCGCCAAAAGATGCTTAGCCCAACTTGACCACTGAAACATAATTAGCTTAGCGAGCAAgctcgctaagccttattcaaaaatagataagaaattgcgcttagcgagtgtgactcgcttagcgcatgaacaaaaTTCAGAACAACtaaattgccttgggcttagcgagatTGGCTCGCTTAGCCTAGGCTTATTCAAACATCAGAGGCTTGGTGCCTTAGCGAGCGTGGTTCGCTTAGCCACAACTAGAATACCAAAAGCCTCATAGACTCTGACCTAACTAAACTAACTCGCTTAGCGTGGCATgccggcttagcgagttcatacaaACTCAGAAATTAAAACTGGAAATTTAAATGCTTGCTAAGCCTATGTGCAGTGGCTTAACGAGTTCATACATATAagcataaatttaaacaaaaatgacGAACATGCTTAGCAGGATGGGGCCGACTTagcaagttaataaaaaaacccAGAAATTCATCCAAAATTGATGAACTCGTTTAGCGAGcaagctcgcttagcgagtacatcgaaatttccaaaaaatttggggcttcgaAGCCTCAACTTTCCAACCCCTATCAAGCCAAATAACTCTAATCAAAACATATCAAATGAACTTACATTATACGCAAAATTAAAGACCTAACAACATATAATCAAACACCTAAGCAATGAACAACAACATTAACACAAATTTGCAATTCACAGAGCAAATAAAATGTCTTCTATCCTAGGGTTCAAAAACAGAAATTAACAAGAAGGAAATGGATACTTACTTGGATTGCTGAGGTAAATGAGTAGAGATTAGGGCAAAAGAAGAGGGAAGAAAAATGCACAGTGCAGGAAATGCCAATGATGAGATAGGGAAGTTATAATTTTTGCACAAAAGTAACTGCCTAAGGCAGTTATGTCTTATTTTTGGCATTTTGGACTGTATCGCTTAGCGCGGGTGACTTGCTAAGCAAGCACtcaatgatgtttgaattttcaaatttaaattcacgcgcttagcgagacagactcgcttagcccaattcgaGAATTAGAAAACTCGAGAaggttttgggcttagcgcgaaggCACACGCTTAGTGAGCTCTACAACTCTGATTGTTTTGCAACTTCCGCTAAGCGGGACGTGGCCGGCTTAGCGAATTAAATGCCTCAAGATGCAATTGTGGGGTTGTGCTTAACGAGATGGTCTCACTCAGTGCAATGCCATTCCAGAGAGATAATTGGGCTTAGCGGGTATGACTCGCTTAGCCTAATTGGCATGGGGGTCCAGGCAGAGAAATATTTGCGCTTAGCGTGCAGATGCGCTTAGCGAAACTATGTGTTGTGCTTAGCGAgctgactcgcttagcccaattccaatAAATGCAATTCTAGAGAAGTTTTTGGACTTGGCACAACTGTATCGCTTAGCAAGATCCCTTCAGCCAATAGGTAGGGGTTGGCGTGCTTAACACGAGTGAGTACTCGCTCAGTGCATGAAGGATGATTTGCTTAGCGCACAGGGTGCACTAAGCGAGTGgatgactaatttttttttttgagttattTCTCATCCACAACTTTAGAGAAGCTTAAGCAACCCCTTTTCTCATACAAAACATGTTGATGTTTTACTCTAGCAATCACCAACAAGTTGAAACCTAACTATATGCAATgattaagaaaaacaaagaaaaagagcaaggttgcctcccagtaagcgcttttTTAACGTCACTAGTTTGACGCATATTACCTCAAAGGTCTTGTAACTACAGAATGGTGGTTAATCTCTCAATGTTCCCACCTTGATACAACTTCAACCTCTGACCATTTATCATCCATGTTCTGTTTGGAGTTTCTTATTGGGGATCAAATAACTCCACTGCTCCATATGGCTTGACTTCCTTGATGGTGAATGGTCCAGACCATTTAGACTTTAGCTTGCTTGGAAACAGCTTCAATCTTGAGTTGAACAACAACACTTGTTGTCCTGGCCTAAAGTCCTTCTTTAGCAGCTTCTTGTCATGATaagccttcactttttctttgTACAATCTTAAAGACTTGTATGCATTCAATCTCATTTCTTCCAACTCCAAGAGTTGTAACTTCCTCTTTTCCCCTAATAGGGCCTCATCAACATTCATAAATTTCAAAGCCTAGTACGCCTTATGCTCCATTTCTACCGGTAAGTGGCAGGCTTTACCGTAAACCATTTGGAACGAAGACAGGCCTATAAGGGTCTTGAAGGCAGTTCTGTAGGCCCATAGTGCATCATCCAGCTTGCTTGACCAATCCTTCCTAGTGGAAGCCACAGTTTTCTCCAAGATTTTCTTCAATTCACTGTTGGAAACTTCAGCTTGGCCATTTGTTTATGGGTGATAAGGTGAGGCTACTTTGTGTGTGACATGATAGTGTTCTAGCACCTTTTACAGTTGGCTGTTGCAAAAATGAGAGCCCTCATCACTTATTAGGACCCTAGGCACCCCAAAGCGagaaaaaatattcttcttcaAAAACTTCACTATTGTTTTAGCATTATTCTTTGGGGTCGCCACTACTTCAACCCACTTGGAGACATAATCCACAACTACAAGAATATATTCATTACCAAATGATGGTGGAAGAGGACCTACAAAGTCAATTCCCCAACAATCAAGGACTTCTACTTCCATAATGTTCTGCAAGGGCATTTCATTTCTTCTAGAGATCCCCCACATTTGTTGACATTGATCACATTGAGTGGCATATTCATGATCATCTTTGAAGAGTGTTGGCCAAAAGAATCTTGCTTGCAAGACTTTGGCTACTGTTTTGTCTCCACTATGATGGCCTCCACATGGTGAGTTGTGACAATGTTATAGTATGCTCCTGGCTTCTTCCTTTGTTACACACCTTCTCAAAAGGTTGTCAGCACCAATCTTGAACAAATGTGGATCATCCCAAACATAAAAGCGAGCATCATGTAGGAATTTCTTCCTTTGCTGCCAAAAATCTTTGGGGATGATTCCAGCTGCCTTGAAGTTAGCCAAATCAGCGAACCATGGCCTCTCATTTACCATAAACAACGATTCATCAAGGAATTCGTCTCTTATTTCTAATTCTTTCAAAGTCACCTCTTCATTGACTAGTCTTGACAAATGGTCAGCTACCAGATTTTTAGATCCTTTCTTGTCTTGGATAACTAGATCAAACTCCTGAAGCAACAAAATCCACCTGATTAATCGAGGTTTGGAGTAAGCTTTATTCAGCAAATACTTGATGGATGCATGATCAGTGTCAACTATAACTTTCGATCCCACTAAGTATGATTTGAACTTTTCCAATGCATAAACAATTGCAAGCATCTCATTCTATGTAGTAGCATAATTGATCTGAGCCTCATTTAAAACCTTGTTGGCATAATAAATAGTATGGAAGACTTTGCCTTTTCTCTGGCCCAATACAACACCTACAgcataatc encodes the following:
- the LOC114398566 gene encoding uncharacterized protein LOC114398566; the encoded protein is MPLQNIMEVEVLDCWGIDFVGPLPPSFGNEYILVVVDYVSKWVEVVATPKNNAKTIVKFLKKNIFSRFGVPRVLISDEGSHFCNSQLELKKILEKTVASTRKDWSSKLDDALWAYRTAFKTLIGLSSFQMVYGEKRKLQLLELEEMRLNAYKSLRLYKEKVKAYHDKKLLKKDFRPGQQVLLFNSRLKLFPSKLKSKWSGPFTIKEVKPYGAVELFDPQ